TCTGCAGTCATTCCATCCCTACTCTCCACAGCTCTTAACACAACAGTGTATTCATAAGTTCTCCTGTCTCCCATAACTCCAACAGTTTTAACAGGTAAGAGAACACAGAATGCTTGCCATACTTTATGATAAAAGCCTTCCCTTTTTAACTCCTGGATAAAGATGTAATCAGCTTCTCTTAATATTTTAAGCTTTTCCTCTGTTATCTCTCCTATGATTCTTATGGAGAGTCCTGGGCCAGGGAAGGGATGCCTCATAAGTATTTCATTAGGCACTCCAAGTTTTCTTGCTAAAGCTCTAACCTCATCTTTAAAAAGGTCTCTTAGGGGTTCAATTATTTTAAAACTTATATCTTTGGGAATTCCTCCCACATTGTGGTGTGTTTTTATTGTTTTTGATGGTCCTTTTGATATTCCTGATTCAATTACATCCGGATACAATGTTCCCTGGGCAAGGTATTTAACTTTATATTTCTTTCCTATTTCCTCAAATACCCTTATGAACTCTTCTCCTATAATTTTCCTCTTCTCCTCTGGATCAACAACCCCTTTTAATCTGTTTAAAAACCTTTCTTTCGCATCTACAGAAATTAAATCAATGTTTAATTTTTCCTTGAAAAATTTTGTTATTTCCTCCTTTTCGTTTTTTCTTAATAGTCCTGTGTCAACAAAAACTGGAATCAGATTTTTTCCTATTCCTCTCTTTAAAAGTATTGCAACTACCGTGGAATCAACACCTCCGCTGACACCGACTATGACCTTATCATTTCCGAGGGTTTTCTTTATCTCTTCTATTTTTTCTTCAATAATATCTTTTTCTACCCAGTCTCTTTTACATTTACAGATGTTAAGAAAGTTATCAAGAATCTTCTCTCCATACTCTGTATGGTTTACTTCTGGATGAAACTGAAGTCCAAATATGTTATCTTTCTCAATGGATGCTATTATGTTGTTTTCACTGATGGATGTTGTATGAAATCCATCTGGTGGGGATTCAGTTGAATCTCCATGACTCATCCAGACAGTTATCTTCTCTGGTATACCTTTGAATAACTTTGATTCCTTTAAAAATATCTTGTTTCTTCCATACTCTCTGTTTTTACTTCTCTTTATTTTTCCTCCAAAAAGATAAGCTATAAGCTGGAGTCCATAACATATTCCAAGCACGGGAATATTTAAGCTAAAGAGAGCCTTGTCTATTTTTGGTGAGTTTAGTTCATATACGCTTTCAGGCCCGCCTGAAAGAATTATTCCTTTGGGAGAGAGGGACAAAATTTCTTCCATGGATATATCTGGTGGGACAATTATTGAGTGAACTTTTAATTCTCTCAATCTTCTCTTAATAAGATGGGTGTATTGAGATCCAAAGTCTATTATAAGGATAGTATCTCTACAATTCTTTAACATCGTGTACTCTACTCTCTATAAGACCCATATTTGTTATTCGATAGAATTTTGCCTTTTTCTTTAATTCCTCTATTGTTCTTGCTCCCACATATCCCATACCCGATCTAAGACCTGATACCAGTTCAAATAGAACATCTTTGACTTTGCCTCTGTATGGAGTTAAAGACTCCACTCCTTCAGGGATCATTTTTGCTCTTCCATCTTCACCATATCTGTCAGCACTTCCCTTTTTCATGGCAGGTAGTGAACCCATACCTCTATAATATTTGTATTTCTTCCCCTCTCTTTCTATTAGCTTGGAGGGACTTTCATCACATCCAGCAAGAAGACTTCCAATCATAACAGAATCAGCACCTCCACCTATTGCTTTTACTATATCTCCAGAACTTCTTATTCCTCCATCTGAAATAACTGGCACATTATACTCCTTTGCCACCTCATACACATTAACAATTGCAGTAAATTGGGGAACCCCGACTCCTGTGACAATTCTTGTTGTGCATATGGAACCAACACCAATACCTACTTTTATTGCATCGCTTCCAGCTTCAAGAAGTGCTGTTGCTCCATCTCCTGTAACCACATTTCCAGAAATGATGGGAGTATCTGGGAACTTATCCTTTACTCTTTTTAGAAAATCAATAACTCTTTTTGAATGACCATGAGAGGTGTCAATTACTATGAAATCTACATGAGCATCAATTAGTTTTTTAGCTCTTTCAAAGGATTCTTCCCCTACACCAACTGCTGCTCCAACAAGAAGTCCACCATCCTTTCCTTTTGAACTTTTAGAATCAGGTTCTACCTCTTTTACTTTTTCTACTTCCCTTACTTGATCTTTGATATCCATGTTTCTATGTATTACTCCCACACCTCCATTCTTTGCCATCTCTATAGCCATAGAGGATTCAGTGACGGTGTCCATTGGAGAAGAGATTATAGGTATTCTTATTGTTATGTTTTTTGTTAACTTTGTTTCTGTGTTTGTCTCCTTAGGAAGAACATCTGAATAGTTTGGTATTAATAAGACATCATCAAAAGATAAAGCAACAGGAATCTCCTTCATATTCACCTCAAAATAAGTTTTAATTAAATTTATAATGAAATTGTCATTATGTCAAGAAATTTTGCTATAATATAAATAGTGGTTGGGGAGTCGTCTAACGGTAGGACAGCGGACTCTGGATCCGTAAGTCGGGGTTCGAATCCCTGCTCCCCAGCCAATTTTTATTGTAAGAGTCTCCCCATTTGAACTAATTCGTTTATTGTGCTAAACTTATATTTGATTAAACTAATAAAAAGCCAATGATCCCTGACCTGGAGAAAAATTTACTCTGGGTTAAGGGGTAGGTTAGGAGGTAAAGATGCTGGAAAAAGAAGAAAAACAGGAAATTATTGCAAAGTATCAGATTCATGAAGGAGATACTGGTTCTCCAGAGGTACAGATTGCAATACTTACTGAAAAAATTAAGAGACTTTCAGAACACCTGAAAGTTCATAAGAAGGACCATTCATCAAGGAGAGGTCTTCTTAAAATGGTTGGTAGAAGAAGGAAACTTTTAAATTACTTAAAAGAGAAGGATTATGATAGGTATATTCATTTAATAGAAAGTTTAGGTTTAAGGAAATAAATGGGTCAAGAAATAGAGAAAAAAACATTAGAAATTGAGGTAGCAGGGAAAAAAATAATTTTTGAGACAGGAGAACTTGCAAAGCAAGCTGGTGGCTCTACCCTTGTTAGAATGGGTGGAACTGTTGTTCTTGCTGTTGCCACTGTTTCCAAGGAGCCCAGAGAGGATATTGATTTTCTTCCCCTTGTTGTGGATTATGAAGAGAAACTTTATGCTGCAGGAAAGATTCCTGGAGGTTTCTACAAGAGAGAGGGGAGACCAACAGAGTCTGAGATATTAAAGTCAAGACTCATTGATAGACCTTTAAGGCCCCTGTTTCCTGAATTCTTCTACAACGATGTACAGGTGATAGTTACTGTCCTGTCTCAGGATAAGGAAAATCCTGCTGATATTCTTGGATTAAACGGAGCCTCCCTTGCTGTATCTCTTTCAAATGCTCCCTTTGAAGGTCCAATAGGTGCAGTGAGAGTTGGAAAAATAGGAGATAGATTCATAATTAATCCAACTTTTGAAGAGATAGAAAATGGTGAAATGGACATAGTAGTTGCTGGAACAGAAGAGAATATAATTATGGTTGAGGCAGGAGCGAAAGAGGTTCCAGAGGATGTAATAGTTGATGCCCTTGAATTTGCCCATGAGGAGATTAAAAAGATTGCAAGAAAGATAAAAGAATTTGCATCTGTCTATGGAAAGGAAAAAATTGAAGTTACTCCTCTTGAAATAGAAGAATCTATGCTTGAAGAAGCAAAGAAAGATCTGGAACCAAAGATTGAGGAAATTCTCTTGAAAGCCAAGGATAAAAAGGAGAGAGAGGCACTCCTTGATGAATTAAAGGAAGAGTTTGTAGGGAAATTTATTCCTGAAGGCGAAGAGGATAAGGAACTGGAGAAAAAACTAAAATATATATTCAAGAAAGTACTCAAAAACTATGTTAGAAGAAGAGTTTTTGAGAGAAAGATAAGAGTGGACGGAAGAGGACCAAAGGATGTAAGACCTCTTTATATAAAGGTTGGTTTTCTCCCTTATGCTCATGGTTCTGGATTGTTTACAAGAGGTCAAACTCAAGTTCTCTCTGTTACTACCCTTGGAGGAGTTGGTGAAGGTCAGTTGATTGAAGGTCTGGAGGAAGAATTTACCAAAAGATATATGCACTACTATAACTTTCCTCCATTTTCTGTAGGCGAAGTTAAACCTTTGAGAGCTCCTTCAAGAAGAGAGATTGGTCATGGTGCACTTGCTGAGAGGGCACTACTTCCTGTGATTCCTCCTGAAGATGAGTTCCCATACACGATAAGGGTGGTCTCTGAAGTTCTTGAATCAAATGGTTCAACATCCATGGCTTCTGTATGCGGTTCCACACTCTCTCTTATGGATGCAGGTGTTCCTATAAAGAGACCTGTCTCAGGTATAGCTATGGGGCTTATAAAGGAAAAGGATGGTTTTGTAGTTCTTACAGATATTCAGGGAATGGAGGATGCTCTTGGAGATATGGATTTTAAAGTTGCAGGAACTGAGAAGGGAGTGACTGCTCTTCAGATGGATATGAAGATAAAGGGTATAGATACAGATATTCTAAGAGTGGCACTATCACAGGCAAGAGAGGCAAGGATGTATATCTTAAAAGAGATGCTGAAGGTGATTGATAAACCAAGAGATTCTGTATCACCCCATGCTCCAAGGGTTATAGTTATGGATATTACACCTGAGAAAATAAAGGATGTGATTGGTCCTCAAGGAAAATTTATAAAGAAAATTATAGAGGAAACAGGAGTTAAAATAGATATTGAACCTACTGGAACGCTATACATAACAGCACCTGATATGGAATCTGGTAATAAAGCCAAGAAGATGGTTGAAGAATTAACAAAAGATGTAGAGGTAGGAAGAGTTTATCTTGGAAAAGTACTCTCTGTTAGAGATTTTGGTCTTATAGTGGAGTTAACCCCAAGTAAAGATGGACTTTTACATGTATCCCAGATGCCAGCTTCCACTGCAAAGAATCCTAAACTCTGGCCAAAAGTGGGCGAAGAGATTGTGGTAAAGGTTCAGAGAGTAGATGAACTTGGAAGAATAACCCTTACTCAGAAAGGACTCTTTCCTGAGAAAGAGAGAAACACCCATAATAGAAGAGGTAAATGGAGAAAATAATAGAAGAGACCCTTATTTCAGGGTCTAAGTTTATTTTTCAAAAGAATTCAAATTTTCCTTCTTTTTCTCTTTTTGTTTTAGTTCCATCAGGCTCAATATTTGAAACAGAGGATACAAACGGATACTCACACTTTATAGAGCATCTTGTTTTTAAAGGGACAAAAAGAAGAAGCAGCTTAGATATCCCCAGAGAGATTGAGGGTATCGGTGGAGATATGAATGCATTTACTGGAAGTGAGTTTACTGGATTCTATATAAGAGCAAGGGATAAACATTTTGATAAAGCAAGTGATGTGCTGTTTGACATTCTCTTTAATGCATCATTCCCAGAGGTGGAGATTGAAAGGGAGAAGAATGTTGTTATTCAGGAGATCCTATCTCTTGAGGATTCACCGGATGAATTATCTATTATTGAGCTTAAAAAAGCAATGTGGAGTAGCTCCCCTTTCTCTTTTAAAGTTATTGGAGAGGATAGTGTTATAAAGAATGCAACAAGAGATAAACTTATAAACTTTTACAGGAGTTTCTATAATCCAGAGAAGATTGTTATTTCTGTATATGGAAATCTTGAGTTTGTTAGGGTCAAGGGTATTCTTGAAGAGAAGATAAATAAAAGAAGTAAAAATTTTAGGTTCAACTCATCTCCTAAACCTCCTGAATTTAAAAGGGGTATAAGTGTAAAATGGAAGGACACGAAACAGGTGCATGTATCAATTGGATTTCCATTTCCTTCAGTTGTATCCCCAAATTATTACTCCTCTCTTCTGTACACAGTTATACTTGGTGGAGGAATGTCTTCAAGGCTTTATTCAAGAATAAGAGAGGAGTTAGGGCTTGTTTATTCTATATATACCTTTACCCTATCCTACAAGGATACAGGTGCAGGAGTTATATACTTTGCTACATCAAAGGAGAATGTTGGCAAGGTAATTCATGAGATAAAAGCGATACTCACAAGGATAGTTAAAGAAGGTGTAAAAGAGGATGAGATAGAGAGGGGAAAGGAGTATTTAATAGGAAATTCCCTCTTAAAACTTGAGAGTTCTCTATCAAGGAGTGAAAGAAATGCTGTCTCTTACTATAGAAGGGGCTATGTGGAGATTTTTGATGAGGTTATTAAGAGGCTTCAATCTGTCACCCATGATGAAATCATGATGGAGGCAGAGGAGGTAAATTTCGATAATGCAAGTTTTGGTGTTTGTGGAGATATAAATTATGACGAATTCAAAAGATTATTGTAAAGAAAATCCTGTTAAAATTACATTTCTCGGTGGTCTTGGAGAAATTGGGAAGAATATGACAGTTTTTGAGGATAGAGATTCTGCATTTATCCTTGATGCAGGTTTCAAATTTCCAGAGGCAGAGATGTATGGCGTTGAACAGGTTATTCCGGACATGGGATACATTGAAACAATTAAAGATAAGTTAAAAGGGATTGTGCTTACGCATGCACATCTTGATCATATAGGGGCAATAAAGTTCGTGTTTGAAAAGATTAAGTTGCCTCTCTTTGGAACAAAACTCACTTTAGGACTTGCCTCAACAGTTATTCCTGGAAGGTACAAACCATATGAAGAGCATGAGATAAAGCCTGGCGAAAGATTTAATGTGGGAACCTTTCAGTTAGAGGCAGTGTATGTTAATCACTCCATTCCAGATGGAGTAGGTTTTATTATAAAAAGAAAGGGCTGTGGTACTATATTTCACACAGGTGATTTTAAGATAGATGCAACTCCCATTGATGGAAGAGCAATAGATTTGCAGAGGATTGGAATGCTTGGGAGGGAAGGAGTTCTGCTTCTCCTTTCAGATTCAACTAATGCTACAAGGGATGGTCTTACTGGTTCAGAAAGGATTGTTGGTGAAAATCTTGAGAGACTTTTCAGAAAAATAAAGGGAAGGATTATAATAACAACATTCTCAACAAATATTCATAGAATACAGCAGATATTTGATATATCATGGAAGTTAAAGAAGAAGGTCCATGTTGATGGCAAGAGTTTTGTAAACATTATAAGTGTTGCAAAAAAACTGGGATACCTTAATATTCCCGATGGTTTAACTGTTGATATAAATGAGCTTCCCCTTATTCCTGATGAAAATCTTGTTATCCTCACAACAGGCAGTCAGGGTGAACCTCTCTCAGGTCTTACAAGACTTTCATCTTCCACACATCAGAGGTTAAGAATTCTTCCTGGAGATACAGTTATTATTTCTGCCCATCCCATACCGGGTAACGAAGAATTTGTCAACAGGACAGTTAATAATCTCTTTTCTCTCGGTGCTGATGTCATTTACAGAGAGGAAGAGGGAATCCATGTATCAGCCCATGTTTCGGGAGACGAATTGAAGATAATGCTTCAGCTGACAAAACCAAAGTTCTTTGTTCCAGTTCATGGAGAAACAAGGCATCTCTATGCACATAAAAAGATTGCTCTTGATGTTGGAGTGGAGGATAAAAATGTATTTATTCTTGAAAATGGTGATTCTCTAATTGTGTATGATGATAGAGTGAGAAGAGGGAAAAGGGAAATTTCTGGAGAGTTGTTCATAGATGGTCTTGGTTTTGAGAGAGAGGAAAGTGAAGTTCTAAAGGATAGGAGATTTCTTGCAAAGGAAGGGATTGTTGCTGTTGCTCTCATAGTTAAGAAGGGAAGACTCAAGGATATTAAGTTTGCCTCAAGGGGTTTCTTTGCAGAAGATGAGCTTAAGCCAATTCTTCAAAGTGCCAAGGATAGAATTTTAACTATTTTCTACGAAAATCACAACTATTCAAAGGATATACTTGAAAGGGACATAAATGGAGCACTCTCCTCTCTATTCTACAAAAAGACGAGGAGAAGACCGATGATTCTTACCCTTATATTTAGGGAAGAATAATACCTCCTTAAGGTTTTATAACCTTTATTCTATCACCTTCCTTAATCTCTGTTATATGCACTAAACTCCTTCCCTTTCCAAGATAGAAGGATAAATCTCCCTTCCTTTTTCCTAAAAGGAAAAAGTAGAGATTTAATTTATCAATTTCATTTTCATTATAAGAGAGAGGGATCTCTATATCAAAATTGTCAAATCTTATTTTCACCCTTCCTTTCTCTAATCTTATCTTTCTAACAGTAAAATATCTTCCGCTAACGTATCTTCTACCGAATCTTATTTTCCCATAGAACTTGGGAATCTCTTCCAAGGAGTTTACCATTTTTATATCAGAACCATATTTAACTATTCTTGAAATTATAACAGGTTTGTTTAAAAATATTTTAAGCGTTATTTCTCTTACATTCATCTTCTTTCTATTCATAAGTGATAGCAAAAATTCAGAGAATCTATTTATGGATGGAGGTCTTATAGGTGCCA
This genomic stretch from Caldisericia bacterium harbors:
- the guaA gene encoding glutamine-hydrolyzing GMP synthase; translated protein: MLKNCRDTILIIDFGSQYTHLIKRRLRELKVHSIIVPPDISMEEILSLSPKGIILSGGPESVYELNSPKIDKALFSLNIPVLGICYGLQLIAYLFGGKIKRSKNREYGRNKIFLKESKLFKGIPEKITVWMSHGDSTESPPDGFHTTSISENNIIASIEKDNIFGLQFHPEVNHTEYGEKILDNFLNICKCKRDWVEKDIIEEKIEEIKKTLGNDKVIVGVSGGVDSTVVAILLKRGIGKNLIPVFVDTGLLRKNEKEEITKFFKEKLNIDLISVDAKERFLNRLKGVVDPEEKRKIIGEEFIRVFEEIGKKYKVKYLAQGTLYPDVIESGISKGPSKTIKTHHNVGGIPKDISFKIIEPLRDLFKDEVRALARKLGVPNEILMRHPFPGPGLSIRIIGEITEEKLKILREADYIFIQELKREGFYHKVWQAFCVLLPVKTVGVMGDRRTYEYTVVLRAVESRDGMTADSSNLPFSFLKKVASRIINEVEGVNRVVYDLSSKPPSTIEWE
- a CDS encoding IMP dehydrogenase — encoded protein: MKEIPVALSFDDVLLIPNYSDVLPKETNTETKLTKNITIRIPIISSPMDTVTESSMAIEMAKNGGVGVIHRNMDIKDQVREVEKVKEVEPDSKSSKGKDGGLLVGAAVGVGEESFERAKKLIDAHVDFIVIDTSHGHSKRVIDFLKRVKDKFPDTPIISGNVVTGDGATALLEAGSDAIKVGIGVGSICTTRIVTGVGVPQFTAIVNVYEVAKEYNVPVISDGGIRSSGDIVKAIGGGADSVMIGSLLAGCDESPSKLIEREGKKYKYYRGMGSLPAMKKGSADRYGEDGRAKMIPEGVESLTPYRGKVKDVLFELVSGLRSGMGYVGARTIEELKKKAKFYRITNMGLIESRVHDVKEL
- the rpsO gene encoding 30S ribosomal protein S15; this encodes MLEKEEKQEIIAKYQIHEGDTGSPEVQIAILTEKIKRLSEHLKVHKKDHSSRRGLLKMVGRRRKLLNYLKEKDYDRYIHLIESLGLRK
- a CDS encoding polyribonucleotide nucleotidyltransferase, with protein sequence MEKKTLEIEVAGKKIIFETGELAKQAGGSTLVRMGGTVVLAVATVSKEPREDIDFLPLVVDYEEKLYAAGKIPGGFYKREGRPTESEILKSRLIDRPLRPLFPEFFYNDVQVIVTVLSQDKENPADILGLNGASLAVSLSNAPFEGPIGAVRVGKIGDRFIINPTFEEIENGEMDIVVAGTEENIIMVEAGAKEVPEDVIVDALEFAHEEIKKIARKIKEFASVYGKEKIEVTPLEIEESMLEEAKKDLEPKIEEILLKAKDKKEREALLDELKEEFVGKFIPEGEEDKELEKKLKYIFKKVLKNYVRRRVFERKIRVDGRGPKDVRPLYIKVGFLPYAHGSGLFTRGQTQVLSVTTLGGVGEGQLIEGLEEEFTKRYMHYYNFPPFSVGEVKPLRAPSRREIGHGALAERALLPVIPPEDEFPYTIRVVSEVLESNGSTSMASVCGSTLSLMDAGVPIKRPVSGIAMGLIKEKDGFVVLTDIQGMEDALGDMDFKVAGTEKGVTALQMDMKIKGIDTDILRVALSQAREARMYILKEMLKVIDKPRDSVSPHAPRVIVMDITPEKIKDVIGPQGKFIKKIIEETGVKIDIEPTGTLYITAPDMESGNKAKKMVEELTKDVEVGRVYLGKVLSVRDFGLIVELTPSKDGLLHVSQMPASTAKNPKLWPKVGEEIVVKVQRVDELGRITLTQKGLFPEKERNTHNRRGKWRK
- a CDS encoding insulinase family protein: MEKIIEETLISGSKFIFQKNSNFPSFSLFVLVPSGSIFETEDTNGYSHFIEHLVFKGTKRRSSLDIPREIEGIGGDMNAFTGSEFTGFYIRARDKHFDKASDVLFDILFNASFPEVEIEREKNVVIQEILSLEDSPDELSIIELKKAMWSSSPFSFKVIGEDSVIKNATRDKLINFYRSFYNPEKIVISVYGNLEFVRVKGILEEKINKRSKNFRFNSSPKPPEFKRGISVKWKDTKQVHVSIGFPFPSVVSPNYYSSLLYTVILGGGMSSRLYSRIREELGLVYSIYTFTLSYKDTGAGVIYFATSKENVGKVIHEIKAILTRIVKEGVKEDEIERGKEYLIGNSLLKLESSLSRSERNAVSYYRRGYVEIFDEVIKRLQSVTHDEIMMEAEEVNFDNASFGVCGDINYDEFKRLL
- a CDS encoding ribonuclease J, with protein sequence MTNSKDYCKENPVKITFLGGLGEIGKNMTVFEDRDSAFILDAGFKFPEAEMYGVEQVIPDMGYIETIKDKLKGIVLTHAHLDHIGAIKFVFEKIKLPLFGTKLTLGLASTVIPGRYKPYEEHEIKPGERFNVGTFQLEAVYVNHSIPDGVGFIIKRKGCGTIFHTGDFKIDATPIDGRAIDLQRIGMLGREGVLLLLSDSTNATRDGLTGSERIVGENLERLFRKIKGRIIITTFSTNIHRIQQIFDISWKLKKKVHVDGKSFVNIISVAKKLGYLNIPDGLTVDINELPLIPDENLVILTTGSQGEPLSGLTRLSSSTHQRLRILPGDTVIISAHPIPGNEEFVNRTVNNLFSLGADVIYREEEGIHVSAHVSGDELKIMLQLTKPKFFVPVHGETRHLYAHKKIALDVGVEDKNVFILENGDSLIVYDDRVRRGKREISGELFIDGLGFEREESEVLKDRRFLAKEGIVAVALIVKKGRLKDIKFASRGFFAEDELKPILQSAKDRILTIFYENHNYSKDILERDINGALSSLFYKKTRRRPMILTLIFREE